From Xiphophorus hellerii strain 12219 chromosome 6, Xiphophorus_hellerii-4.1, whole genome shotgun sequence, the proteins below share one genomic window:
- the ankrd12 gene encoding ankyrin repeat domain-containing protein 12 isoform X1: MAKPGGDRDGAMVDKQAGKKSKDKLSPFTKTPKLDRSELLAKEGKAKSSMKRKLSFTTSPPRTEDRDSDTDDSDPGQSSETWGERLVPPCRIYADKDGPEKKKVKKEAGSRRSKSSNLLFGYPLSERKQMALLMQMTANSPDSTPSHPSQTTPVQKKVPSGASSRQKDKVNKRNERGETPLHMAAIRGDAKQVKELISLGADVNVKDFAGWTPLHEACNLGYYDVAKVLIAAGAEVNTQGLDDDTPLHDASSSGHKDIVKLLLRHGGNAFQANKRGERPVDVADSQELELLLKGEAPLSDQDDSSSESEDPPSVNPSSVDDNMEDSDTEKESDGKPATKASSSVPGLDEYEFKDEEEEEDLSKALNDRHIPRRELRQREKEDKDRNHVAGKQSNKADSSSKSKKQKSSRVHCSSDTSSDEMESLSEKRNSPTCSQSSESHKMDTRLKKDGAEQKDKGKVKKKSKSQNKNKENEEDGKENSKTLVLSLASVSESNEKGREEDSFKMSFSPKDDSSVHLFHLSSIKSPKLNHSLADKQCPLKQENTKVSISDGSYNHYSEADFCSESSSAKGCKHREKSKHHQKEPGLDADDGRDSPCKDAVTGNSVDGGEPAVLRKTDLDGKVVKKHKLKHKEKDKHRREYEAERSRHRQKEARKDGHRNLEFDREFWKENFFKSDEADEPPAGKKDGEDAGSLQKTAADSSPVKDERNSKEKHSGGKEKRPREEREKDKAVKKERKEERTKEESHGSGQSPEESLQNSGVKEEAEEKPVMADQDQLEPSEKTARDKPDKRLPGKEKDSDKTEKTHLDKEKKIKPEHSDNSVERWKEKDRSGAASSLSPGDKSYRDNDKLKSLSAAKKHDDGRKSKDKQEKRSDREYGGGDHKERDRANSDRRGKPPEKTADHRFKEKDCDRKKKDKMKDSGVSSSSNLKLLLEDKRSYLSESSKVSSAKSKEEAAAKTPEKDRDRRDRERDYDRHKDKERHKERSQQARIGKAKSCEGDAEKSKPKTPTATRDAKPKEKRLVNDDLMQTSFERMLSMKDQEIELWHRKHLEKLKQKERERLKQRPLCDPGKSRPKDRKPEICLNKELTRSKSSETSDVHGREKKDASSNRTLSLDGKSASLSTKVISVVENCLSRSPRPESDRGGLMSRSVSLVSVASSEESFQATTFTPRHTEYDSDMNLETSDSQQAFLQSSLVIQAARSPSVHDRDCSTLPDAPQSGKHEPQHLQSVLEEDPSPSAEGDCAEHPSKCGLTALEETKESSEPEENLSGHPDPNPPAETLGEKEGSTAEQSATQDLPNRNQTLPQGDASQAEQKNPPSPDPAAAKDVTSPTETSQGESVCGESDQPLTSGEPSALEDAATFHQRETPPSSSTETQQPSDLLPENSPQENMAACSDNPTPPDAPRSPPPETSLHIPSSAPAEEDDDNDSSADDEDKSQPSTDNAGTCPDVQMEDSASSETLDPREESSDAHQGSESSAAAESSPLDGSAADTNMETPPEPMDATPADEKTETSAAEEQSPRSVQSAPQTDSGSASGSCSPQSADRDSDSSGSKLKARPADEDADVLVPHPRKRKMPKPAASPLSLAAQQERERCQQSLAAIVDAVKLEEIEPYQTERANPYYEFLHIRRKIEEKRKVLCNVTPQPPQYYDEYVTFNGSYLLDGNPLSKLCIPTITPPPSLPEPLKEMFKQQEVVRMKLRLQHSIEREKLIVSNEQEVLRVHYRAARTLANQTLPFSACTVLLDAEVYNMPQDIQGDDGKTSVRDRFNARQFMSWLQDVDDKFDKLKTCLLMRQQHEAAALNAVQRLEWQLKLQELDPATYKSTSIFEIPEFYIPLVEVNDDFDLTPI, encoded by the exons ATAAAGACGggccagagaagaagaaggtgaAGAAGGAAGCCGGCAGCAGAAGGTCCAAGTCCTCCAACCTGTTGTTCGGCTATCCGCTGTCGGAGCGCAAGCAGATGGCTCTCCTCATGCAGATGACGGCCAACAGTCCAG ACTCGACGCCCAGCCATCCCTCGCAGACGACGCCTGTGCAGAAGAAAGTCCCCAGCGGCGCCTCGTCTCGCCAGAAGGACAAAGTCAACAAGAGGAACGAGCGCGGGGAGACGCCCCTCCACATGGCGGCGATCCGCGGAGACGCCAAGCAGGTCAAAGAGCTCATCAGCCTGGGAGCCGACGTCAACGTCAAAGACTTCGCAG GTTGGACTCCGCTCCACGAAGCCTGTAATCTGGGTTACTACGATGTGGCGAAGGTCCTGATAGCAGCAGGAGCAGAAGTCAATACGCAGGGTCTGGACGACGACACGCCGCTTCACGACGCCTCCAGCAGCGGCCACAAAGAC ATTGTGAAACTCCTCCTCCGTCACGGCGGAAACGCTTTCCAGGCCAACAAGCGCGGCGAGCGTCCTGTGGACGTGGCCGACTCCCAGGAGCTGGAGCTGCTCCTGAAAGGAGAGGCGCCGCTGTCCGACCAGGACGACAGCTCCTCAG AGTCCGAAGACCCGCCGTCCGTCAACCCGTCCAGCGTGGACGACAACATGGAGGACTCCGACACCGAAAAGGAGTCGGACGGCAAACCGGCCACCAAAGCGTCGTCGTCCGTGCCAGGCTTGGACGAGTACGAGTTTaaagacgaggaagaggaggaggatctgAGCAAGGCGCTGAACGACAGGCACATCCCCCGGAGGGAGCTGCGGCAGCGCGAGAAGGAGGACAAAGACAGGAACCACGTGGCGGGAAAACAGAGCAACAAGGCCGACTCGTCCTCAAAGTCCAAGAAGCAGAAAAGCTCCCGCGTCCACTGCAGCTCCGACACGTCCAGCGACGAGATGGAGAGCCTGTCGGAGAAGAGGAACTCCCCGACCTGCTCGCAGAGCTCTGAGAGCCACAAAATGGACACCAGGTTGAAAAAGGACGGCGCCGAGCAAAAGGACAAGGGGAaggtgaagaagaagagcaaaagccagaacaaaaacaaggagAACGAAGAAGACGGCAAGGAGAACAGCAAGACTTTGGTTCTCTCTCTTGCATCAGTGTCGGAGAGCAACGAGAAGGGGCGCGAGGAAGACTCCTTCAAGATGTCCTTCAGTCCTAAAGATGACTCGTCCGTGCACCTCTTCCATTTGTCCTCCATCAAGTCTCCAAAGCTGAACCACAGCCTGGCGGACAAGCAGTGTCCACTGAAACAGGAAAATACCAAGGTGTCCATCAGCGACGGCTCGTACAACCATTACTCTGAGGCGGACTTCTGCAGCGAAAGCTCCAGCGCGAAGGGCTGCAAGCACAGGGAGAAGAGCAAGCATCATCAGAAGGAGCCCGGCTTGGACGCAGACGACGGCCGCGACAGCCCCTGCAAGGACGCAGTCACAGGGAACAGCGTGGACGGCGGCGAGCCGGCGGTGCTACGGAAAACGGACCTGGACGGGAAGGTGGTGAAGAAGCACAAGCTGAAACACAAGGAGAAGGACAAACACAGGCGGGAGTACGAAGCCGAGCGCAGCCGCCACAGACAGAAGGAGGCCAGGAAGGACGGCCACCGGAACCTGGAGTTCGACAGGGAGTTCTGGAAGGAGAACTTCTTCAAAAGCGATGAGGCGGATGAGCCGCCGGCGGGGAAAAAGGACGGAGAGGACGCCGGCTCGCTCCAGAAGACGGCGGCGGACTCCTCTCCGGTGAAGGATGAGAGGAACTCGAAGGAGAAGCACTCCGGAGGCAAGGAGAAGAGGCCGAGAGAGGAGCGGGAGAAAGACAAGGCGGTGAAGAAGGAGCGGAAAGAGGAGCGGACAAAGGAGGAGAGTCACGGATCGGGCCAGAGTCCGGAGGAGTCTCTGCAGAACAGCGGTGTGAAAGAAGAAGCAGAGGAGAAACCCGTCATGGCTGATCAGGACCAGCTGGAGCCGTCTGAAAAAACGGCGCGAGACAAACCTGACAAGAGGCTtccaggaaaagaaaaggattCAGACAAAACGGAGAAGACGCATCTGGACAAGGAGAAGAAGATTAAACCGGAGCACTCCGACAATTCAGTGGAGCggtggaaggaaaaggacaGATCCGGAGCCGCCTCTTCACTCTCACCTGGAGATAAAAGCTACAGAGACAACGACAAGTTAAAGTCTTTATCCGCCGCCAAGAAGCACGATGACGGCAGGAAGAGTAAAGATAAGCAGGAGAAACGGTCTGACAGGGAGTATGGAGGCGGAGATCACAAAGAAAGAGACCGAGCAAACAGCGACAGACGAGGGAAACCTCCGGAGAAGACCGCGGATCACCGCTTCAAAGAGAAGGACTGCGACCGGAAAAAGAAGGACAAAATGAAAGACAGCGGCGTGTCTTCCAGCTCCAACCTGAAGCTACTTCTGGAAGACAAGAGGAGCTATCTGTCTGAGAGCAGCAAGGTCTCATCCGCAAAGTCAAAAGAGGAGGCGGCGGCGAAGACGCCCGAGAAGGATCGGGACCGGCGAGACCGGGAGCGAGACTACGACagacacaaagacaaagagcGGCACAAAGAGCGCTCCCAGCAGGCCCGCATCGGCAAAGCCAAGTCCTGCGAGGGAGACGCAGAAAAGAGCAAACCGAAAACCCCGACGGCCACTCGGGACGCCAAGCCGAAGGAGAAGCGGCTGGTGAACGATGACCTGATGCAGACCAGCTTCGAGCGAATGCTGAGCATGAAGGACCAGGAGATCGAGCTGTGGCATCGGAAACATCTGGAAAAGCTCAAGCAGAAGGAGCGGGAGAGGCTCAAGCAGCGGCCTCTGTGCGACCCGGGGAAGTCCAGACCCAAAGACAGGAAACCGGAGATCTGCCTCAACAAGGAGCTGACGCGCTCCAAAAGCTCAGAGACGTCCGACGTCCACggcagagaaaagaaagacgCTAGCAGCAACAGGACACTGTCTCTGGACGGGAAGAGCGCGTCCCTCAGCACCAAGGTCATATCCGTGGTGGAAAACTGCCTGAGCAGGTCGCCGCGACCTGAGAGCGACCGCGGCGGCCTCATGTCCCGCTCCGTGTCCCTGGTATCCGTAGCGAGCTCCGAGGAGTCGTTCCAGGCCACGACGTTTACTCCCAGACACACGGAGTACGACTCGGACATGAACCTGGAGACCTCCGACTCCCAGCAGGCGTTCCTCCAGTCTTCCCTCGTCATCCAAGCTGCCAGGTCGCCGTCCGTCCATGACAGAGACTGCAGCACTCTTCCAGACGCGCCACAGTCGGGGAAGCACGAACCCCAGCACCTCCAGAGCGTCCTGGAGGAAGACCCCAGTCCGTCTGCCGAGGGAGACTGCGCGGAGCATCCGTCCAAGTGTGGCCTTACCGCGTTGGAGGAGACGAAGGAGAGCTCGGAACCTGAAGAGAACCTCAGCGGACATCCGGACCCAAACCCGCCGGCGGAGACGCTCGGAGAAAAGGAGGGAAGCACGGCGGAACAGTCGGCAACACAAGATCTTCCAAATAGAAACCAGACACTTCCACAAGGCGACGCCTCTCAGGCGGAGCAGAAAAATCCTCCTTCCCCGGATCCCGCCGCAGCGAAAGACGTCACCAGTCCGACAGAAACATCACAG GGAGAAAGTGTTTGCGGAGAATCGGATCAGCCGCTGACATCCGGCGAGCCGTCAGCGCTCGAGGACGCAGCGACCTTCCATCAGAGAGAGACGCCGCCGTCTTCCAGCACCGAGACCCAGCAGCCGTCCGACCTCCTACCGGAAAACTCTCCTCAGGAGAACATGGCCGCCTGTTCTGACAACCCAACGCCTCCGGACGCGCCGCGCAGTCCTCCACCAGAAACCAGTTTGCACATTCCCAGTTCTGCTCCAGCAGAAGAAGATGACGACAACGACTCGTCCGCAGACGATGAAGACAAATCCCAGCCTTCCACTGACAACGCCGGCACTTGTCCTGATGTCCAGATGGAGGACTCGGCGTCCTCCGAGACCCTTGACCCCAGAGAGGAGTCGAGCGACGCTCATCAGGGCTCAGAGAGCAGCGCCGCAGCAGAGAGCTCTCCCCTGGACGGAAGCGCGGCCGACACTAACATGGAGACGCCGCCCGAGCCGATGGACGCCACGCCGGCGGACGAAAAGACGGAAACATCGGCGGCCGAAGAGCAAAGCCCGAGGTCGGTCCAGTCAGCGCCGCAGACGGACAGCGGCAGCGCTTCGGGCAGCTGCTCGCCGCAGTCCGCCGACCGAGACTCGGACTCCTCCGGATCGAAGCTGAAAGCCCGGCCGGCGGACGAAGACGCCGACGTCCTCGTCCCGCACCCACGCAAGAGGAAGATGCCGAAGCCAGCGGCATCGCCGCTGAGCTTGGCCGCccagcaggagagagagaggtgcCAGCAGTCGCTGGCGGCCATCGTGGACGCGGTGAAGCTGGAGGAGATCGAGCCGTACCAGACGGAGCGGGCCAACCCGTACTACGAGTTCCTGCACATCCGCAGGAAGATCGAGGAGAAGCGCAAGGTGCTGTGCAACGTGACGCCGCAGCCGCCGCAGTACTACGACGAGTACGTGACGTTCAACGGGTCGTACCTGCTGGACGGGAACCCGCTCAGCAAACTCTGCATCCCCACC ATAACTCCGCCCCCTTCGCTTCCTGAGCCGCTGAAGGAAATGTTCAAGCAGCAGGAAGTCGTCCGGATGAAGCTGCGGCTGCAGCACAGCATCGAGCGC GAGAAGCTGATCGTTTCCAACGAGCAGGAAGTGCTGCGGGTCCACTACCGGGCCGCCAGAACACTAGCCAACCAGACGCTGCCGTTCAGCGCCTGCACCGTCCTGCTGGACGCCGAGGTGTACAACATGCCTCAGGACATCCAG GGCGACGACGGGAAAACGTCGGTGAGGGATCGGTTCAACGCCCGGCAGTTCATGTCCTGGCTGCAGGACGTTGACGACAAATTCGACAAGCTCAAG ACGTGCCTGCTGATGCGGCAGCAGCACGAGGCGGCGGCGCTGAACGCCGTCCAGCGCCTGGAGTGGCAGCTGAAGCTGCAGGAACTGGACCCGGCCACCTACAAGTCCACCAGCATCTTCGAGATCCCCGAGTTCTACATCCCGCTGGTGGAGGTCAACGACGACTTCGACCTGACCCCCATATGA
- the ankrd12 gene encoding ankyrin repeat domain-containing protein 12 isoform X2: protein MAKPGGDRDGAMVDKQAGKKSKDKLSPFTKTPKLDRSELLAKEGKAKSSMKRKLSFTTSPPRTEDRDSDTDKDGPEKKKVKKEAGSRRSKSSNLLFGYPLSERKQMALLMQMTANSPDSTPSHPSQTTPVQKKVPSGASSRQKDKVNKRNERGETPLHMAAIRGDAKQVKELISLGADVNVKDFAGWTPLHEACNLGYYDVAKVLIAAGAEVNTQGLDDDTPLHDASSSGHKDIVKLLLRHGGNAFQANKRGERPVDVADSQELELLLKGEAPLSDQDDSSSESEDPPSVNPSSVDDNMEDSDTEKESDGKPATKASSSVPGLDEYEFKDEEEEEDLSKALNDRHIPRRELRQREKEDKDRNHVAGKQSNKADSSSKSKKQKSSRVHCSSDTSSDEMESLSEKRNSPTCSQSSESHKMDTRLKKDGAEQKDKGKVKKKSKSQNKNKENEEDGKENSKTLVLSLASVSESNEKGREEDSFKMSFSPKDDSSVHLFHLSSIKSPKLNHSLADKQCPLKQENTKVSISDGSYNHYSEADFCSESSSAKGCKHREKSKHHQKEPGLDADDGRDSPCKDAVTGNSVDGGEPAVLRKTDLDGKVVKKHKLKHKEKDKHRREYEAERSRHRQKEARKDGHRNLEFDREFWKENFFKSDEADEPPAGKKDGEDAGSLQKTAADSSPVKDERNSKEKHSGGKEKRPREEREKDKAVKKERKEERTKEESHGSGQSPEESLQNSGVKEEAEEKPVMADQDQLEPSEKTARDKPDKRLPGKEKDSDKTEKTHLDKEKKIKPEHSDNSVERWKEKDRSGAASSLSPGDKSYRDNDKLKSLSAAKKHDDGRKSKDKQEKRSDREYGGGDHKERDRANSDRRGKPPEKTADHRFKEKDCDRKKKDKMKDSGVSSSSNLKLLLEDKRSYLSESSKVSSAKSKEEAAAKTPEKDRDRRDRERDYDRHKDKERHKERSQQARIGKAKSCEGDAEKSKPKTPTATRDAKPKEKRLVNDDLMQTSFERMLSMKDQEIELWHRKHLEKLKQKERERLKQRPLCDPGKSRPKDRKPEICLNKELTRSKSSETSDVHGREKKDASSNRTLSLDGKSASLSTKVISVVENCLSRSPRPESDRGGLMSRSVSLVSVASSEESFQATTFTPRHTEYDSDMNLETSDSQQAFLQSSLVIQAARSPSVHDRDCSTLPDAPQSGKHEPQHLQSVLEEDPSPSAEGDCAEHPSKCGLTALEETKESSEPEENLSGHPDPNPPAETLGEKEGSTAEQSATQDLPNRNQTLPQGDASQAEQKNPPSPDPAAAKDVTSPTETSQGESVCGESDQPLTSGEPSALEDAATFHQRETPPSSSTETQQPSDLLPENSPQENMAACSDNPTPPDAPRSPPPETSLHIPSSAPAEEDDDNDSSADDEDKSQPSTDNAGTCPDVQMEDSASSETLDPREESSDAHQGSESSAAAESSPLDGSAADTNMETPPEPMDATPADEKTETSAAEEQSPRSVQSAPQTDSGSASGSCSPQSADRDSDSSGSKLKARPADEDADVLVPHPRKRKMPKPAASPLSLAAQQERERCQQSLAAIVDAVKLEEIEPYQTERANPYYEFLHIRRKIEEKRKVLCNVTPQPPQYYDEYVTFNGSYLLDGNPLSKLCIPTITPPPSLPEPLKEMFKQQEVVRMKLRLQHSIEREKLIVSNEQEVLRVHYRAARTLANQTLPFSACTVLLDAEVYNMPQDIQGDDGKTSVRDRFNARQFMSWLQDVDDKFDKLKTCLLMRQQHEAAALNAVQRLEWQLKLQELDPATYKSTSIFEIPEFYIPLVEVNDDFDLTPI, encoded by the exons ATAAAGACGggccagagaagaagaaggtgaAGAAGGAAGCCGGCAGCAGAAGGTCCAAGTCCTCCAACCTGTTGTTCGGCTATCCGCTGTCGGAGCGCAAGCAGATGGCTCTCCTCATGCAGATGACGGCCAACAGTCCAG ACTCGACGCCCAGCCATCCCTCGCAGACGACGCCTGTGCAGAAGAAAGTCCCCAGCGGCGCCTCGTCTCGCCAGAAGGACAAAGTCAACAAGAGGAACGAGCGCGGGGAGACGCCCCTCCACATGGCGGCGATCCGCGGAGACGCCAAGCAGGTCAAAGAGCTCATCAGCCTGGGAGCCGACGTCAACGTCAAAGACTTCGCAG GTTGGACTCCGCTCCACGAAGCCTGTAATCTGGGTTACTACGATGTGGCGAAGGTCCTGATAGCAGCAGGAGCAGAAGTCAATACGCAGGGTCTGGACGACGACACGCCGCTTCACGACGCCTCCAGCAGCGGCCACAAAGAC ATTGTGAAACTCCTCCTCCGTCACGGCGGAAACGCTTTCCAGGCCAACAAGCGCGGCGAGCGTCCTGTGGACGTGGCCGACTCCCAGGAGCTGGAGCTGCTCCTGAAAGGAGAGGCGCCGCTGTCCGACCAGGACGACAGCTCCTCAG AGTCCGAAGACCCGCCGTCCGTCAACCCGTCCAGCGTGGACGACAACATGGAGGACTCCGACACCGAAAAGGAGTCGGACGGCAAACCGGCCACCAAAGCGTCGTCGTCCGTGCCAGGCTTGGACGAGTACGAGTTTaaagacgaggaagaggaggaggatctgAGCAAGGCGCTGAACGACAGGCACATCCCCCGGAGGGAGCTGCGGCAGCGCGAGAAGGAGGACAAAGACAGGAACCACGTGGCGGGAAAACAGAGCAACAAGGCCGACTCGTCCTCAAAGTCCAAGAAGCAGAAAAGCTCCCGCGTCCACTGCAGCTCCGACACGTCCAGCGACGAGATGGAGAGCCTGTCGGAGAAGAGGAACTCCCCGACCTGCTCGCAGAGCTCTGAGAGCCACAAAATGGACACCAGGTTGAAAAAGGACGGCGCCGAGCAAAAGGACAAGGGGAaggtgaagaagaagagcaaaagccagaacaaaaacaaggagAACGAAGAAGACGGCAAGGAGAACAGCAAGACTTTGGTTCTCTCTCTTGCATCAGTGTCGGAGAGCAACGAGAAGGGGCGCGAGGAAGACTCCTTCAAGATGTCCTTCAGTCCTAAAGATGACTCGTCCGTGCACCTCTTCCATTTGTCCTCCATCAAGTCTCCAAAGCTGAACCACAGCCTGGCGGACAAGCAGTGTCCACTGAAACAGGAAAATACCAAGGTGTCCATCAGCGACGGCTCGTACAACCATTACTCTGAGGCGGACTTCTGCAGCGAAAGCTCCAGCGCGAAGGGCTGCAAGCACAGGGAGAAGAGCAAGCATCATCAGAAGGAGCCCGGCTTGGACGCAGACGACGGCCGCGACAGCCCCTGCAAGGACGCAGTCACAGGGAACAGCGTGGACGGCGGCGAGCCGGCGGTGCTACGGAAAACGGACCTGGACGGGAAGGTGGTGAAGAAGCACAAGCTGAAACACAAGGAGAAGGACAAACACAGGCGGGAGTACGAAGCCGAGCGCAGCCGCCACAGACAGAAGGAGGCCAGGAAGGACGGCCACCGGAACCTGGAGTTCGACAGGGAGTTCTGGAAGGAGAACTTCTTCAAAAGCGATGAGGCGGATGAGCCGCCGGCGGGGAAAAAGGACGGAGAGGACGCCGGCTCGCTCCAGAAGACGGCGGCGGACTCCTCTCCGGTGAAGGATGAGAGGAACTCGAAGGAGAAGCACTCCGGAGGCAAGGAGAAGAGGCCGAGAGAGGAGCGGGAGAAAGACAAGGCGGTGAAGAAGGAGCGGAAAGAGGAGCGGACAAAGGAGGAGAGTCACGGATCGGGCCAGAGTCCGGAGGAGTCTCTGCAGAACAGCGGTGTGAAAGAAGAAGCAGAGGAGAAACCCGTCATGGCTGATCAGGACCAGCTGGAGCCGTCTGAAAAAACGGCGCGAGACAAACCTGACAAGAGGCTtccaggaaaagaaaaggattCAGACAAAACGGAGAAGACGCATCTGGACAAGGAGAAGAAGATTAAACCGGAGCACTCCGACAATTCAGTGGAGCggtggaaggaaaaggacaGATCCGGAGCCGCCTCTTCACTCTCACCTGGAGATAAAAGCTACAGAGACAACGACAAGTTAAAGTCTTTATCCGCCGCCAAGAAGCACGATGACGGCAGGAAGAGTAAAGATAAGCAGGAGAAACGGTCTGACAGGGAGTATGGAGGCGGAGATCACAAAGAAAGAGACCGAGCAAACAGCGACAGACGAGGGAAACCTCCGGAGAAGACCGCGGATCACCGCTTCAAAGAGAAGGACTGCGACCGGAAAAAGAAGGACAAAATGAAAGACAGCGGCGTGTCTTCCAGCTCCAACCTGAAGCTACTTCTGGAAGACAAGAGGAGCTATCTGTCTGAGAGCAGCAAGGTCTCATCCGCAAAGTCAAAAGAGGAGGCGGCGGCGAAGACGCCCGAGAAGGATCGGGACCGGCGAGACCGGGAGCGAGACTACGACagacacaaagacaaagagcGGCACAAAGAGCGCTCCCAGCAGGCCCGCATCGGCAAAGCCAAGTCCTGCGAGGGAGACGCAGAAAAGAGCAAACCGAAAACCCCGACGGCCACTCGGGACGCCAAGCCGAAGGAGAAGCGGCTGGTGAACGATGACCTGATGCAGACCAGCTTCGAGCGAATGCTGAGCATGAAGGACCAGGAGATCGAGCTGTGGCATCGGAAACATCTGGAAAAGCTCAAGCAGAAGGAGCGGGAGAGGCTCAAGCAGCGGCCTCTGTGCGACCCGGGGAAGTCCAGACCCAAAGACAGGAAACCGGAGATCTGCCTCAACAAGGAGCTGACGCGCTCCAAAAGCTCAGAGACGTCCGACGTCCACggcagagaaaagaaagacgCTAGCAGCAACAGGACACTGTCTCTGGACGGGAAGAGCGCGTCCCTCAGCACCAAGGTCATATCCGTGGTGGAAAACTGCCTGAGCAGGTCGCCGCGACCTGAGAGCGACCGCGGCGGCCTCATGTCCCGCTCCGTGTCCCTGGTATCCGTAGCGAGCTCCGAGGAGTCGTTCCAGGCCACGACGTTTACTCCCAGACACACGGAGTACGACTCGGACATGAACCTGGAGACCTCCGACTCCCAGCAGGCGTTCCTCCAGTCTTCCCTCGTCATCCAAGCTGCCAGGTCGCCGTCCGTCCATGACAGAGACTGCAGCACTCTTCCAGACGCGCCACAGTCGGGGAAGCACGAACCCCAGCACCTCCAGAGCGTCCTGGAGGAAGACCCCAGTCCGTCTGCCGAGGGAGACTGCGCGGAGCATCCGTCCAAGTGTGGCCTTACCGCGTTGGAGGAGACGAAGGAGAGCTCGGAACCTGAAGAGAACCTCAGCGGACATCCGGACCCAAACCCGCCGGCGGAGACGCTCGGAGAAAAGGAGGGAAGCACGGCGGAACAGTCGGCAACACAAGATCTTCCAAATAGAAACCAGACACTTCCACAAGGCGACGCCTCTCAGGCGGAGCAGAAAAATCCTCCTTCCCCGGATCCCGCCGCAGCGAAAGACGTCACCAGTCCGACAGAAACATCACAG GGAGAAAGTGTTTGCGGAGAATCGGATCAGCCGCTGACATCCGGCGAGCCGTCAGCGCTCGAGGACGCAGCGACCTTCCATCAGAGAGAGACGCCGCCGTCTTCCAGCACCGAGACCCAGCAGCCGTCCGACCTCCTACCGGAAAACTCTCCTCAGGAGAACATGGCCGCCTGTTCTGACAACCCAACGCCTCCGGACGCGCCGCGCAGTCCTCCACCAGAAACCAGTTTGCACATTCCCAGTTCTGCTCCAGCAGAAGAAGATGACGACAACGACTCGTCCGCAGACGATGAAGACAAATCCCAGCCTTCCACTGACAACGCCGGCACTTGTCCTGATGTCCAGATGGAGGACTCGGCGTCCTCCGAGACCCTTGACCCCAGAGAGGAGTCGAGCGACGCTCATCAGGGCTCAGAGAGCAGCGCCGCAGCAGAGAGCTCTCCCCTGGACGGAAGCGCGGCCGACACTAACATGGAGACGCCGCCCGAGCCGATGGACGCCACGCCGGCGGACGAAAAGACGGAAACATCGGCGGCCGAAGAGCAAAGCCCGAGGTCGGTCCAGTCAGCGCCGCAGACGGACAGCGGCAGCGCTTCGGGCAGCTGCTCGCCGCAGTCCGCCGACCGAGACTCGGACTCCTCCGGATCGAAGCTGAAAGCCCGGCCGGCGGACGAAGACGCCGACGTCCTCGTCCCGCACCCACGCAAGAGGAAGATGCCGAAGCCAGCGGCATCGCCGCTGAGCTTGGCCGCccagcaggagagagagaggtgcCAGCAGTCGCTGGCGGCCATCGTGGACGCGGTGAAGCTGGAGGAGATCGAGCCGTACCAGACGGAGCGGGCCAACCCGTACTACGAGTTCCTGCACATCCGCAGGAAGATCGAGGAGAAGCGCAAGGTGCTGTGCAACGTGACGCCGCAGCCGCCGCAGTACTACGACGAGTACGTGACGTTCAACGGGTCGTACCTGCTGGACGGGAACCCGCTCAGCAAACTCTGCATCCCCACC ATAACTCCGCCCCCTTCGCTTCCTGAGCCGCTGAAGGAAATGTTCAAGCAGCAGGAAGTCGTCCGGATGAAGCTGCGGCTGCAGCACAGCATCGAGCGC GAGAAGCTGATCGTTTCCAACGAGCAGGAAGTGCTGCGGGTCCACTACCGGGCCGCCAGAACACTAGCCAACCAGACGCTGCCGTTCAGCGCCTGCACCGTCCTGCTGGACGCCGAGGTGTACAACATGCCTCAGGACATCCAG GGCGACGACGGGAAAACGTCGGTGAGGGATCGGTTCAACGCCCGGCAGTTCATGTCCTGGCTGCAGGACGTTGACGACAAATTCGACAAGCTCAAG ACGTGCCTGCTGATGCGGCAGCAGCACGAGGCGGCGGCGCTGAACGCCGTCCAGCGCCTGGAGTGGCAGCTGAAGCTGCAGGAACTGGACCCGGCCACCTACAAGTCCACCAGCATCTTCGAGATCCCCGAGTTCTACATCCCGCTGGTGGAGGTCAACGACGACTTCGACCTGACCCCCATATGA